Proteins from a single region of Fodinibius sp. Rm-B-1B1-1:
- a CDS encoding SGNH/GDSL hydrolase family protein: MSDYKASKEEKEVLENYLLQFLNLEKRFPLLPGIKNEEAIAGLMGLETDELKELRDRFSSNAKEAAIELLEDGEVSEWIHELPFEEGDTIVAIGDSLTDDLQSWFNIFEQVLTIGLEDADLTFVNSGVSYDTSTDALKRLNRDVLDHDPDWVIVALGTFDAQRLHVSPDRTLVSLADYWENLNTIETVVNDVTDNPLIWLSPPPVIPEMLQQMRLFHFDLSEEDLSQYREILTGKKGYIVDPLGERMMDPDDSVEEQEEEKPGPAAWNYLSDGLHPSLSGHSNTAKELIRYLALAKEPEEGAQFDTPEDYEGTEED; this comes from the coding sequence ATGAGTGACTATAAAGCAAGCAAAGAAGAGAAAGAAGTATTAGAAAATTATCTATTACAGTTTTTAAACCTTGAGAAGCGTTTTCCATTACTCCCAGGTATTAAAAATGAGGAAGCGATAGCCGGGCTAATGGGATTGGAAACCGATGAGTTAAAAGAGCTTCGCGATCGTTTTTCTTCTAATGCCAAGGAAGCAGCTATAGAATTGCTGGAAGATGGCGAAGTTTCTGAATGGATCCATGAACTTCCTTTTGAGGAGGGAGATACTATTGTAGCCATCGGCGATTCCCTGACAGATGATCTGCAGAGCTGGTTTAACATTTTTGAGCAGGTATTGACCATTGGACTGGAAGATGCCGATCTGACATTTGTTAATAGTGGTGTTTCTTATGATACCTCTACGGATGCGTTGAAACGGTTAAATCGTGATGTGTTAGATCATGATCCTGATTGGGTGATTGTAGCATTAGGGACTTTTGATGCCCAGCGTTTACATGTTTCTCCTGACCGAACGCTTGTTTCGCTGGCTGATTACTGGGAAAACTTGAATACAATTGAGACTGTAGTTAATGATGTGACGGATAACCCACTTATTTGGTTGAGTCCACCTCCCGTAATTCCAGAAATGTTGCAGCAGATGCGACTATTTCACTTTGATCTCTCGGAAGAAGATTTAAGCCAATACCGGGAGATTTTAACTGGAAAGAAAGGATATATTGTTGATCCTCTTGGAGAGCGGATGATGGATCCGGATGACAGCGTAGAAGAGCAGGAGGAAGAAAAACCGGGACCAGCAGCATGGAATTATTTGAGTGATGGGTTGCATCCATCTCTTTCCGGGCATTCTAATACAGCCAAAGAGCTTATTCGTTATCTTGCATTGGCTAAAGAACCTGAAGAAGGAGCACAATTCGATACCCCAGAAGATTATGAGGGAACAGAAGAAGACTAA